The Sandaracinus amylolyticus genomic interval CACCTCTACCTGAACCACCTCGAGCAGGCCGACCTGCAGCTCTCGCGCGAGCCACTGCCGCTCGCGAAGCTGGTGCTCGATCCCAGCGTGCGCGACATCGACGCGTTCCGCGCCGAGCACATCGCGTTCGAGGGCTACCAGCACCACGCCGCGATCAAGGCGCCGGTCGCGGTATGACGACGCGCGTCGCGATGATCGCGGCGGTCGCGCGCAACGGCGTCATCGGGCGCGACAACGCGCTGCCGTGGCGTCTGCCCGACGACCTGAAGCGCTTCAAGCAGCTCACGTCGGGCAAGCCCGTCGTGATGGGGCGAAAGACGTACGAGTCGATCGGTCGCCCGCTCGCGAACCGCACGAACCTCGTGCTCACGCGCGGCCACGCGCCCATCGAGGGCTGCGTCGTGGTGGGCTCGATCGACGAGGCGCTCGCGGCGGTGCGCGACGAGCGCGAGCTCTGGGTGATCGGCGGCGAGGCGGTGTACGCCGCGTTCCTGCCGCGCGCGGACGTGCTCGAGCTCACCGAGGTCGACGCCGACGTCGAGGGCGATGCGCGCTTCCCGTCGTTCTCGCGCGACGCGTGGCGCGTGGTGTCCGACGTCGCGCATCCGGTCGACGCGAAGCACGCGCTCCCGTTCCGCTTCGTCACCTACGAGCGCGTGCGCTGAGAACGCGTGCGCGCCGCGGATCGCTCCGCGGCGCGCAGGCTCGGGATCGAGCCCCGA includes:
- a CDS encoding dihydrofolate reductase — translated: MIAAVARNGVIGRDNALPWRLPDDLKRFKQLTSGKPVVMGRKTYESIGRPLANRTNLVLTRGHAPIEGCVVVGSIDEALAAVRDERELWVIGGEAVYAAFLPRADVLELTEVDADVEGDARFPSFSRDAWRVVSDVAHPVDAKHALPFRFVTYERVR